From the bacterium genome, the window GAGACAAAGGTCACAAAATACATCTAGTTGATACAGAAAAATCTTCTTATATCAAAAAGATGTTTGAGCTTTATTCTACAGGCAACTATTCCATACCCGCCCTTGTTGAGGTCATGTACACAGATGGTTTCAGAAACAGAGAGGGTAAAAAGGTTGGAAAGTCTAGATTACACGACCTGTTATCAGACCCTTTCTACTGTGGAGAAATGAAATGGAATGGCCAAATATATTCCGCAAAACATAAACCTATTATCACAAAAGAACTATTTGATTTAGTTCAAGAAAAGATGAATCGTAAGTTTAAAATTCCTAGATATCAAAAACATTTACCAATATTTAAAGCTAAAATCGAATGTGAGGAATGTAATGGAACTATTACATGGGAAACCCAGAAGGGTCATTGGTATGGTCATTGTAACCACCATAAAAAATGTGGTCAAAAAAATTGGTGGAAACAAGAAAAGGTTGAGGAAAGGATATTCCCATACTTTGAAGGAGTAGCACCCAAAACCGCTAAGGTATTACAAATTATTGAAAGAGCAATTATAGAGAGTCACAGTGATGATACAAAAGATAATTCTAATTCACTAATTGAAGTTAATAGACGTATAGAGACATCACAACGTAGACTAGAGGCAATTTATGAAGACAAGATTGATGGAAAAATTTCTATTGATTTTTACAACAAGAAATTTACTGAATACACAAAAGAAAATGAGGAGGCTACAAAATTATTAGTCAAAGCCAGTAAGGGAAATATAAAATATTATGAATCGTGTTTCAAAATTCACGAGCTTGCTTCAAATGCTTCACTTATCTACAAGAGCCCTAAAGCCACAACGGAGGACAAAAGACTACTTCTTAGTAAGATATTTTCGAACCTGTCATTAGGAGATGATAATATAACGCCAGAATACACATTAGCCTTTAAATTTCTTACAGAATGGCTACCTGTGCTAAATGATAGTTTCGAACCACAAAACTATGGCTCTAACAAAGGAAAAGAGAGCACTTTCGTGCCCTCTCATCCTGTCTTGCTCCGCGGGTAGGATTCGAACCTACGACCAATTCGTTAACAGCGAACTGCTCTACCACTGAGCTACCGCGGATTGTTTACATCATTCCCTGTGTAGGGCTTGATACAAAGATAATAGCAAAATGTACATCTTTTGTAAACTCTATAATAGGTTAGGTTTTAAAGGGCTACACCCCACCCATATTTCCCCATCTACCTTGTCACCATTATGTCCCCAGAGGCTGTAGTTTCAGCTACATCAGACTTAACTGTCACTCTTCCTGTTATGTCTTGAAGTATCAGATATCCTGTATCATAGCTGTCTGGAGTCTCCCAGAAGGCGCCTGTTTTCTTTGGATCAAAGGGTAATGAGGAAATATAGGTCGGGGAAATACAATCCGCTATATCAAACACTCCAGCCCCAACTCCACTCTTCATAGGCTCAAATGTTGTTGGTATATTTTTTGCCTCCCCATTACAACTGAATACCCCACCATTATCTGCAATGTTTTGACTCACTGCATTTAGAACTGATGCAACATTTGCGGTACGTTGAGAATCTCTTGCTGTCTTAAATTGCTTGGCAGGATTCACTGCGACCAAAACAACAGTTGCAAGAATTGCCAGAATTCCAATTACCACTAAAACCTCTATCAAAGTAAAACCAGCAGTAGCACCAACTGTACTGGATACATTAGTATTTTTCTTCACAAACTTATACTTCTTCAAAAAATTTGAAATAGCGGTCTTTTGTGCCACGCTTTGATTACGCGTCACAGGAACAGCTCTTCCAATTACATTTATTTTATTCATGTTCAAATCGTATCAAAGCAACATAAAGAATCTCTAAATATTTTCTAAAGAATCGATAAAGTTATTTATGAGATGTAGTTTACTAATATATGACCTATATTCATCCAATCTCCACTCTACATATATCCTTGAACGATTACCCTCATCTACAAATTGATCTTTTCCTACCCCACCAACACTTAAAACACCGAGGGTGCTGTAACCTTCTATTATAGATCTATAGCTGCAACCGGAGCCTACATCACAAGCTTTCAATTCTATCACTTTGCAATTGTAGTTTTCAGAGCCACTTCTACCATTTATTGAATACCTAGAGATATTTGCATCTACCTGACCAATGACTCCCATACCATTACCATTTGCCCCGACGTTGTGTATCCAATAATTATTGTCTATAGGTGAATTTATTTCCAATCTCTGTAGATAGTCAATTAAATCAGTGTTTAATGATGGATACTTTGCTAAGATATTTGAAATCTGTCCAACACACAAAAAAGAGCTCTGCAAAGCCCTTTCTGACTTTATTATTTCTCTCACATTATCAGCAATTTTCTTCTGATTTTCAGAGTATTTTATCATCATCAAAAGTAATGACATTGATACTATTATGACAAAAATAAGCAATGCAAAACCATTCTCATACACTCGCAAAATCACACGATTCCCAGATTTCTTTCTTTCATTAAATTTTAGCACCAAGAAACTATATCAAATAGACATAAAGTCACGATAAAGAAAAGGTAAAGAATTACCCTACTTTTAATTTTACGCGGAATATTCCAGCGACTGTCTATATATTACAATATCTCAAACCTCTTCTTGTACCCTAGATTCCAACCACTTTCTTTCTTTCTATTTTTAACCACCACAGGAATGCAACTATACCTATTACAGAAAGGATAAGTCCAACCTCAGAGAAATATTTTCCAAATAGATGCCATTTTCTACCAACCAAAACTCCAAGCATTAAATAAGCGACAGACCAAACTGTTGCACCGACAATATTCCATAGGTTAAATGTCTTGAAGTCCATACCAGTTGTCCCTGCTACTATTGGAACAGCGGGACGTATTGGGCCAATAAATCTGGCCATAACAAGGCTTTTTGCCCCATATTTATCAAAAAAAGAATGCCCCACCTTCAGATTTTTTGTACTTAAATATCTATGATGATCCTTGAAGAATCTTCTGCCGTATTTACCCAGGGAATAACTAATCATATCACCAAGTGTCGCACCTATTATTGAGGCAATTACACATGGGAAAAAATGCATATAGCCCTGAGAAATTACTGAGCCAAAATAAAGCATCACAATAACTCCTGGAAATACGGCTCCAACAGGACTTGATTCTAGACCTGAAATTATAAAAACTATCAAATAAACAAGAACGCCCATTGATGCAAAATAAGGCATTGAGTCTATTATTGGTTTGATTAGAAAATCTAACATAGATTGATTATATCAGAAAAAATGACTTTTACTTAGGGAAAATTAAAGCAGTACGGCTAAATTCACGATGCACAACAAATAACTGAATTTGACTAGTTAGTCCTTATAAACTGTCCGTTACCGTATTGATAATATGAGTTTGAGTTGGAATAATAATTTTGATTTTGATACCCATATCCACTATTGTTGCCATTATTACCATAGCCATTGTTTACATAAGCAGGATAACCAGTACTTGCTTGATAGTAAAGAGAGATTGCCGCTGTGCCCGCTGCGGTTGCTGTAGTTTGACCTATACCACCATATACACCAACGTTGCCACTATTTGAATTACCGTACGTAGTATTATAAACAGGAGTCTGTTTTCCAAAAGTATCCATTGTAGTGCTTATGCCATTGTTCGATGTGTTATTTGGCACATAAACTATCTGAGGATAATATTGAAATTGATATGGCTGACCTATACCATTATTATTAGTTTGATTTGGTACGTAGGTTATTTGAGGATAACTTTGATATTGATACGGCTGATTGTAGTTTGATGCAGAAGAATAGTACGAATAGTTATTGCTACCCCCACAACCACTGTAATCGCCATACCCCCCGTAATTATAATCATAAGAACCGCCACATGCCTCTACCTTATTAAAAGGCACAGCAACAAACATAATAGCAAAAATAGCCATAGAAATTACAAATGGGAAAGTGGCATTTTTAATGTATTTGTTTGTAGCGATATTCATAGGCTTATTTATATCTGGATATTAGCACATATATGCCATTTGTAAAGAGGTTGCTAATTAATCTTGAAAGTACTAAATATCTTATCGAAAATTGAAAAGTATGGACTACTATCTTCCTTTGCTATTGCATACAATCCAAAAATGCTCCTATCTCCATTTTTATCGCTTACACAAATATCCGCATGATATGTGCTATCACCCCCAGAAGTTACCGCGTATTTAATATATGAACCAACACCAAATTGACCTAGATCAATAAACTCGGAACTTTTAACTTTGACACTTGTTGAATTACTTAATCCAAAAGTATATTCTGCACAAGTTCCCATTATCGACAATGTACTAAATACTATTGTTCTACCCTCTGGCTCTGTAAATGTTATCATCGTACCCTTATCAAAGTTCTCCTTTCTTTGCCAAGTATCTGGAGCACGGAATGAAAAATTTAGACCTTTATATGCATAATTATACGGATACCAAATTGATGTACTTTCAGATTGTTCTTTAAATAACCTCGCCTCTGCAATTTTGCGCATAGAATATATAAAAGGGACCGCTGGACTGGTGGCAACAGATGAGTCGCCACCTTCTATAGATGTGCTAGTTGCAACATCATATCTAATCACCTTATTGACCGATGGCTTACCAATCTTATCGCCACTCACATAAAAACCTCCAATCAATGTTGCAACGTTATCACTAATTTCTACTGATGAGATTGATGGCGAATATACACCATAATTAAATGGGACGATAGTGTATCGAGGTAAAGGTACAGAAATTATAGAGCTTGAAGAACTAACCGCTGGAGCGGGAGCAACGACAGCAATTGGAGCTTCTGAAAGCAGAGTATAAAAATTATTTGTTATAGTTTTGTTTGCTGTACCATTTTCAGTTGCAGATATAGAAATTACAGCATCATTTATGCCGTCTTTATTTAAATCGCCGATAGCCCAAATTTTATCTAGCTTATAATATGGGAAACAAAGTCTTTCTGTTGGCGTGTTGTAGCAAACATCCCCCATCGCCTCTCCATTTGATAAGGTAATATTTACACCATTCTTATCATTATTGGTTTTAATTAGATACTGAGAGCCACTTGCTGCCATGATAATATTTGAGACATCAGATGAATTTGGATCAACACCTTCTCCAAACGTGATCTTGCCAATAGCACCAACACCACTGTTTATTCCACCGCCTGCAACAGTCTTTGCAGTGTTGACTGAATTTTTAATATTTTTAAGCACAGTAATTGGCGAATCTATAAGACTTTTGATTGCAACTTCCTCAACTGTCGGAGCTTCTGAACCTGCGGGATTTTGATCTGTAATTGGGCCTCTAAGTACAGCATCTTCTTGTTGTTGCTTCTTAGTTACTATAGATTGAAATAGCTTTCCTTGCTCATTTATACCAATATAGTATGCAGCTACCGCAAGTAGTGTAAGACCTATTATAAAATAGAAAACAAAAGTAACAGAACCTTTATTTTTTAAGATTCTGTCATTGTCCATGTTCGAGTGTTTTTTTTCGATATTCAAAAACATAGTAATATTATATCACTATAAGTAAAAAAGTTTAAGAATTATAATGCAAGAAATCCGAAAATGATTACATAGTTAAAACCTCCTTCACCTTCTCCACAATTTGATCTAAGGTGTAGTTTGTTTTAACTAGAAAAACGGTAGTTCCCTGCTCCATTGCATGAGCGACACTCTCTGGCTTATCAATTGATGTAAGCATCATAACTTTTGCATGTTCTCCCCAAGGATCAGTTCTTAGTTTTTCTAATGTCTCCCAACCACTCATATTTGGCATTTTTACGTCAAGCAAAATTACGTCTGGCTTTATTTCAAATGCTTTCTTTAGACCAATTACTCCGTCTCCAGCTGATTCAGCGATAAAACCTGAGAAGTTTAGTTTATCTACTAAAACGGAAGAAAGGTTCTCGTCATCATCAATTACTAATACTTTTTTCTTAATAGTTACTGCCGGCTCAGCAGCTGTGTTTACGTCTAGATTTGCATCAGTTTGATTTGTTGTGTTTTGTTGTTCCATGATGGTTATATTATAGCCTTAATTTGGGGTTTTGGCCAAGGTAAGTAGTTAAATCAGTTTCCCATGCAATAATCACCTAATTCAGAAGGCCCTTCTCCCCAATCTATTATTTCCTTATTCCAGTAGGAACTCGTAAATGGAAAAGAAGGTTGACCATACAATTGACTATCAATATCTTGAAGATAAATTTGTATATAATAATTATTAAATGTTTTAATACCACCGCAAGAGTAGTAGCGTGAAAAATACTCCGATAACTCAACAGGATCGGTGACATAAGCTATATACATATAACCCAACTTAGGAAGAGAGATTAGTGATTTAGTCAAATCACCCATATATAGCTTTTTTGTTTTAAGTAAAGCGCTTACATTATCAGTAACTTCAGTTAAGGTAGATGCGGGTACACCAAGTTGGTACTGATCTTGAAGCCAAGAGCCTAGAGGAAATTTCGGATATGATCCAAAACTTGTCCTATATAACTCCAAGGCCTTGGCAAATTCCTCCATATCACTTCTCACCTTTGATATCTGAGCCTTTTGTCTCGCTGTATTTACTGAAGCCAAAACAACAGATGAAAGCAAAGCAATAATTGAAATAACCACCAGAAGTTCAATTAGAGTGAAGCCAGCTTTCTTGAACCTAGATCTAGAGCCCCCCCCTATCAGTTTTGAGATTCCTTCCTCTTTGTATTTTTTAAAAATTCGCATATTTTTGTTAATATATTATAACCTCAAAGTGAAAGTTGAGCCAACATTCTCCTCTGATGCAAAACTAATACTTCCGCCAAGTGCCTCAGCAACTGATTTAACAAGATATAGACCAAGTCCAGTACTTTGGCTACTACTAACATCCTGTACATTTTTCGCACGAAACAGCTTTGAAAAAACTCTGTTTTGCTGATCCTTTGGAATTCCCAGACCAGTATCTGTTACGCTTATTTCTCCTTGATCTAGACTTACTCCATCCTGCAAATCAATTGTTATACTTCCGCCGTCTCTATTGTACTTAATGGCATTTGTAATCAGGTTTTGAATAACAATTCTGAGAAGTTTTGGATCACTATTCACATTTGATAATGCATTATTGTATTTCTTATTAAATACGATTTTCTTTGCATCAATTTGCGACGCAAGTTCAACGATAATTCCATCAACAATTAGGGGCACATTTGTAGATTCTTTTGTTATTGCAAGTGTACCGATTTCTATTCTTGAAACATTTAATAAAGTCTCTACTAAATCAACCATATCTTTATTAACCCTAGCCATTCTACCTAAATATTCTTTTTGCTTATCTGTTAAGACACCTAAATCTCCAGATGAAAGCATTTCTGTATACCATTTAATTGTTGCAAGAGGTGTTCTCAATTGATGTGAAGCTAAGGAGACGAATTCTGTCTTTGCTTGATCCAATTGCTTTTGCTCTGTTATATCAAAAACTGTAACCAAACCACTTTTCTTACCTGTTGAAAAATCTTTACTTTGAAATATTGAAATTGAAGCCCATTTAACTGAACCTTCTTTTGTTATCATTCTAATTTCCTCCTTATTGATTGGTAGATTAGATTTGTAAAAATTAAGGAATTTCTCACCCAGTTCCTTATCTTCTTCTGCTGTATAAAAAAAGAAATTTTTTCCTGAAATTTCGGCTGGTATAACTCCAAAAAATCTTAGAGCAGATTTATTACATCCATGTATTTCACCTTCTTCGTTAATTGTTAAATATGGTATTGGTGCATTTTCATATATTTCCTCAAGCTCCATCTTTGAACCTAGTAGTTTTTTTGTCTTATATGAAGAGATAAGCTCTGCTCGCGTTGTTGATGTTAAAAGAAGATACACTATATAACCAATAAGTACTGTAGTTATATAGGCAGAAATCAACAATATCAATGCTTCAAATCCAGAAGCAGAGAAACTAGTGAACATTCCTCCTCCAGTACCCGCTCCTTCTAGATTAAAATATTTTTGAGGATATAAAAATATATCAGTGAAGAAAGGGGTGACCCAAAACAAAAGTCCCATTAGCACAATTACAGTTGTAATACTAATTGTAATATGTCTAACAAGAATATCCTTTTGTTCTAGTTCTGAAGATGGATCCTTTGCTTTTTCCAACAATGGTTCAACTGTAGTTGGCACCAAAGCTGGTATTTCATTTTCTACATTTTCAGTCATAGAAATATTATATCACACAGAACTCATGTACTACAGTGTATGGACCCTGATTATTCGTACGAAACCTCATCCTTTCTCTCTCTTAAATCAATTGGGTACTTTCCATTAAAACATGATGTGCAAAATAGTGATTCGCTAAGTCCAGTTGATTCTATCATTCCATCGTAGGACAGAAAATTTAAAGATGTAGAACCTAAATATTTATTCATCTCTTCAATACTCATTTTAGATGCAAGTAAGTCAGATTGCTTTGGTAAATCTATTCCATAAAAATCTGGATATTTAACTGGCGGAGAACTTATAACAAAGTGAACCTCCTTTGCGCCCGTTTCAAAAAGCATTTTAACAATTTGGCGAGATGTAGTTCCTCTAACAATTGAATCATCGACAACAATAACCCTTTTATTTTCAATCATCTCTTTAAGTGGTGCTAGTTTTAACTTAACACCCTGTTCTCTAATATGCTGTTCTGGTTCGATAAAAGTTCTGTGAATATATCTACTTTTAATAATTCCCATTTCAAATGGAATTCCAGATGCATTTGCATAACCTATAGCAACAGGAATTGAAGTCTCAGGAATTGGTATAACAACATCTGCATCAATTAAATACTCCTCTGCTAAGCGCTTTCCAAAATTCTTTCTAACATCATAAATTGACTTGCCAAGCAAAGTACTGTCAGGTCGGGAAAAATATACGAATTCAAAAATATCCAGCTTCTGAATTCCTTTTACGATTTGTTTTATCTTAAGCCCGCTCTCATCTACAACAACCATTTCTCCTGGATTCACATCTCTCATAAAAGTTGCACCAATTGGATGAAAGGCGCAGGTTTCTGATGCAAAAACAAAGCCTCCATTTAACTTGGCAATAGATAGTGGTCTAATTCCATATTGATCTCTAAGTGCAATCAACTTATTCTTAGTCATTATTAATATAGAAAAAGATCCCGTCATTAGCGGGAAAATTTCTTCTATAGCATCTTCTATTGTTTTACCTTTAGTAACAAGGGCGTGCAGTGCTTCTGTGATTATCATAGAGTCGGAAGCTTTTTGCAATTCTATTCCCCTATCCTTCAAAAACTTTGTTAATAGCGTTGTGCTAGGTAGGTTTCCATTGTGCACCAAGGTGATTGTCTTGTCAGAAGTTTCTATGGGGTGTGCGTACTCAACTCCGGCACCTGACGAGGTTGAATATCTATTGTGACCTATTCCAATGTATCCTGGTAGACTTTGTATTATTTTCTCATTGAAGACTTGCGATACTAATCCAACTCCTTTATGACAAAATATTTCTTCCCCATCTGTTGTTGCAATTCCTGAATTCTCCTGCCCTCTATGTTGTAGAGAGTATAAACCAAAAAAGGTCAGACGGCTTACGTCTAGACCTTTACCATAGATTCCAAATACTGCACATTTTTCTCCAGGGTTTTCCATACACTTATTGTATCATATATTTGGGGTCAGGCACCATGGTGCCTGACCCCAAATAAAAGCTAATTATGCCCGCCATGCATAAGCATCTTCACAGCATGTTCCATTGAACCAGCAACGGTTATTGTTCCAGAATTTACAAAACAAATTTCATCGGCCCTATCTATTGTATTTAGCCTGTGGGCAATAATTACTTTTGTAGTTTCAGACGGAAGCTTCATAAGTATTTCTTCCAATAATTGCTCGGTTACAGTATCAATGTTTGCTGTTGCCTCATCTAAAATTAAAATCTCTGGTTTATGCAAAATTGCACGAATAAACGCAATTAATTGTTTCTGTCCCAAACTAATACCATCACCTGATGTTGTCACTTTAGAATCAAGACCGTTTTCAAATCTTGCTAACAACTTTGATAATCCAGCTTTTTCAAGTTCATCGCGAAGCATTTCATTTGAATAGTTCGCATAATTGTCATTACCATAAATAATATTATCTTTAACTGTACCTGAAAAAAGGAATGGTTCTTGTAGAATAAAACCAATTTTTTTAACTCTATCTGCTGGCTGATACGACCTAATATCAATGCCGTCTAGAAAAATCGTTCCTTCTGTTGGATCAAATAATCTAGCCATTAAGGAAGCTGTTGTTGTCTTTCCTCCGCCAGTTGGACCTACAAGTGCATAGGTCTTTCCTTTATCAAATTTAAGATTAATATTACTTAACACGCTCCCTCCATCAGGATAACCAAATGAAACATTTTTAAACTCGATAATAAGGCTCTCATTTTTTGTGGGTAAATTTCCGGATGGAATACCCTTCTGTTTATCTTCTTTTGTTAGATCTAAAACCTCTAGATTTGATTTAAGGACAAGAATTTCCGATATTCTATCTAAGCCGGCAAGCGCCTGCTGTAGAGATGACCACACAGAAGCAAGCTGTTGCAATGGCCCATAAAAGCTTGTTGTATAAAGCATAAAACCAATCAGCAAACCAATGGTAAGCTGTCCAGCGGAAATAAGATAAATACCATAAACTAAAACAAGAAGTTGACCAATATTTGATGCCAAACTATATATTGGTGTAAACAAGTTATTTGCAATACCAGCACCAAAGTTAGCTTTGAAATTTGTTTCATTAACATTGTCAAACTTTTTGCGAAAATAATCCATTCTATTGAAAGCAACAACAACCTTAAAATTATCTATATTTTCTTGAATCTCAGCACTCATTCCTCCAAGACTTTGTAAATTTTCTAGATTTTTTTTCTTCACCCAACCAGAAATAATTCTTGAAATAATAAAAACTAGAATCGCTGGAATTAAAGCTACTATACCAAGCTTAGGATTCAACACAAGAAGAAATATTCCAGCACCAACTATCAAGAAAAAGTTTCTCATGAATTGCATCAAAGCCTGAGAGAAAAATTGATTCAGTTGGTCTGTGTCATTATTAATACGAGAAATTAAATCTCCGACTTTATTTTGATTAAAGAAAACCAAGGGCAACTCCTGAAGCTTATTGAAAACAGTATTACGTAAATTGAATAAAATCCTTCTTCCGACTCCGCCCATTCTTGTTGTCTGTATATAACTCGAAAATAATCCAATGAAATAAATTATGAATAATAATACAGCTGTTAATAGAACTTCTCTGTAGTTACCTTTTTGAATATAATTGTCTATTGTATAACCAATTATAAGCGGGGCAACTAGGGCAGCAGATGAAGTGACTATTGTAGCGATTAAAGCCATTATTAAATTACGCTTTTCTCCCTTAATGAAGGATTTCATTTTCTTAAAAGCACTCCACAAACTCACCTTTCTGTCTTTTTTTTCTGTTTTATTAAGCTGGTATTTCATGTTTGTTTGTACTTTCGTAATTATTTGTACTTTGCTGAGAATCATAAATCTGAACATATTCTGGAGAAGTCTTCATAAGCTCCTCATGTGTACCAGTGGTTAAAATCTCCCCATCCATCAGTAGAATAATTTCATCATAGTTTTCAATGGGAGCGATTTTTTGAGTAACTGATATTAGAGTAATACCTGGATAATTCCTTTCAATATTCTTCAAAATCTTTTTTTCAGTTGTATTGTCCACTCTGGCTGTAAAATCATCTAGTAGCAAGACTTTTGGATTTAAAGCAAGTGCACGAGCAAGCATGACTCTTTGCTTTTGACCACCAGAAAGACTGGTTCCTCTTTCTGAAACTATAGTATCGAGTTTATTTGGGAGACTATCTATAAAGTCATAAAGTTCTGCTGTCTGAATAGCCTTTTCTAGATCTTCATCCTTTACAGTGTTACTGAAAGCAATATTTTCTCTTAGAGTTAAATTGAACATTATACTATCTTGGAATACAAACCCTACTTGTTTATGTAGAGATTCCTTGCTGTAAAAATCTATATCCCTTTCATCATATTCAATAATTCCAGAGTTTGGAGAAAATAATCCAATGAGTAAATATAGCAATTGAGTCTTGCCAGCAGCTGTTGGACCAATGATTGCTGTCTTTGTCCCAGCTTTTACACTAAAGGATA encodes:
- a CDS encoding DedA family protein yields the protein MLDFLIKPIIDSMPYFASMGVLVYLIVFIISGLESSPVGAVFPGVIVMLYFGSVISQGYMHFFPCVIASIIGATLGDMISYSLGKYGRRFFKDHHRYLSTKNLKVGHSFFDKYGAKSLVMARFIGPIRPAVPIVAGTTGMDFKTFNLWNIVGATVWSVAYLMLGVLVGRKWHLFGKYFSEVGLILSVIGIVAFLWWLKIERKKVVGI
- a CDS encoding PAS domain-containing sensor histidine kinase, translated to MTENVENEIPALVPTTVEPLLEKAKDPSSELEQKDILVRHITISITTVIVLMGLLFWVTPFFTDIFLYPQKYFNLEGAGTGGGMFTSFSASGFEALILLISAYITTVLIGYIVYLLLTSTTRAELISSYKTKKLLGSKMELEEIYENAPIPYLTINEEGEIHGCNKSALRFFGVIPAEISGKNFFFYTAEEDKELGEKFLNFYKSNLPINKEEIRMITKEGSVKWASISIFQSKDFSTGKKSGLVTVFDITEQKQLDQAKTEFVSLASHQLRTPLATIKWYTEMLSSGDLGVLTDKQKEYLGRMARVNKDMVDLVETLLNVSRIEIGTLAITKESTNVPLIVDGIIVELASQIDAKKIVFNKKYNNALSNVNSDPKLLRIVIQNLITNAIKYNRDGGSITIDLQDGVSLDQGEISVTDTGLGIPKDQQNRVFSKLFRAKNVQDVSSSQSTGLGLYLVKSVAEALGGSISFASEENVGSTFTLRL
- a CDS encoding ABC transporter ATP-binding protein, whose protein sequence is MKYQLNKTEKKDRKVSLWSAFKKMKSFIKGEKRNLIMALIATIVTSSAALVAPLIIGYTIDNYIQKGNYREVLLTAVLLFIIYFIGLFSSYIQTTRMGGVGRRILFNLRNTVFNKLQELPLVFFNQNKVGDLISRINNDTDQLNQFFSQALMQFMRNFFLIVGAGIFLLVLNPKLGIVALIPAILVFIISRIISGWVKKKNLENLQSLGGMSAEIQENIDNFKVVVAFNRMDYFRKKFDNVNETNFKANFGAGIANNLFTPIYSLASNIGQLLVLVYGIYLISAGQLTIGLLIGFMLYTTSFYGPLQQLASVWSSLQQALAGLDRISEILVLKSNLEVLDLTKEDKQKGIPSGNLPTKNESLIIEFKNVSFGYPDGGSVLSNINLKFDKGKTYALVGPTGGGKTTTASLMARLFDPTEGTIFLDGIDIRSYQPADRVKKIGFILQEPFLFSGTVKDNIIYGNDNYANYSNEMLRDELEKAGLSKLLARFENGLDSKVTTSGDGISLGQKQLIAFIRAILHKPEILILDEATANIDTVTEQLLEEILMKLPSETTKVIIAHRLNTIDRADEICFVNSGTITVAGSMEHAVKMLMHGGHN
- a CDS encoding prepilin-type N-terminal cleavage/methylation domain-containing protein, with the protein product MRIFKKYKEEGISKLIGGGSRSRFKKAGFTLIELLVVISIIALLSSVVLASVNTARQKAQISKVRSDMEEFAKALELYRTSFGSYPKFPLGSWLQDQYQLGVPASTLTEVTDNVSALLKTKKLYMGDLTKSLISLPKLGYMYIAYVTDPVELSEYFSRYYSCGGIKTFNNYYIQIYLQDIDSQLYGQPSFPFTSSYWNKEIIDWGEGPSELGDYCMGN
- a CDS encoding recombinase family protein, whose translation is METKAVSYCRVSSKEQEESGYSLPSQEKLLAEYANRKGLDVTKVFAVAESASGAKQRKIFSEMMEYMENKGISILLCEKVDRLSRNLKEAVVANDWIEANQKRQIHFVKQNLVIHKASKSDEKFRWDIEIVLAKKFISNLSEEVKKGQKEKISQGWLPTKPPLGYITTGDKGHKIHLVDTEKSSYIKKMFELYSTGNYSIPALVEVMYTDGFRNREGKKVGKSRLHDLLSDPFYCGEMKWNGQIYSAKHKPIITKELFDLVQEKMNRKFKIPRYQKHLPIFKAKIECEECNGTITWETQKGHWYGHCNHHKKCGQKNWWKQEKVEERIFPYFEGVAPKTAKVLQIIERAIIESHSDDTKDNSNSLIEVNRRIETSQRRLEAIYEDKIDGKISIDFYNKKFTEYTKENEEATKLLVKASKGNIKYYESCFKIHELASNASLIYKSPKATTEDKRLLLSKIFSNLSLGDDNITPEYTLAFKFLTEWLPVLNDSFEPQNYGSNKGKESTFVPSHPVLLRG
- a CDS encoding type II secretion system protein; this encodes MNKINVIGRAVPVTRNQSVAQKTAISNFLKKYKFVKKNTNVSSTVGATAGFTLIEVLVVIGILAILATVVLVAVNPAKQFKTARDSQRTANVASVLNAVSQNIADNGGVFSCNGEAKNIPTTFEPMKSGVGAGVFDIADCISPTYISSLPFDPKKTGAFWETPDSYDTGYLILQDITGRVTVKSDVAETTASGDIMVTR
- the purF gene encoding amidophosphoribosyltransferase translates to MENPGEKCAVFGIYGKGLDVSRLTFFGLYSLQHRGQENSGIATTDGEEIFCHKGVGLVSQVFNEKIIQSLPGYIGIGHNRYSTSSGAGVEYAHPIETSDKTITLVHNGNLPSTTLLTKFLKDRGIELQKASDSMIITEALHALVTKGKTIEDAIEEIFPLMTGSFSILIMTKNKLIALRDQYGIRPLSIAKLNGGFVFASETCAFHPIGATFMRDVNPGEMVVVDESGLKIKQIVKGIQKLDIFEFVYFSRPDSTLLGKSIYDVRKNFGKRLAEEYLIDADVVIPIPETSIPVAIGYANASGIPFEMGIIKSRYIHRTFIEPEQHIREQGVKLKLAPLKEMIENKRVIVVDDSIVRGTTSRQIVKMLFETGAKEVHFVISSPPVKYPDFYGIDLPKQSDLLASKMSIEEMNKYLGSTSLNFLSYDGMIESTGLSESLFCTSCFNGKYPIDLRERKDEVSYE
- a CDS encoding response regulator; amino-acid sequence: MEQQNTTNQTDANLDVNTAAEPAVTIKKKVLVIDDDENLSSVLVDKLNFSGFIAESAGDGVIGLKKAFEIKPDVILLDVKMPNMSGWETLEKLRTDPWGEHAKVMMLTSIDKPESVAHAMEQGTTVFLVKTNYTLDQIVEKVKEVLTM